Proteins found in one Haloferax litoreum genomic segment:
- a CDS encoding helix-turn-helix transcriptional regulator → MVGFDPGEVFDVLTSRREVLVSLSEGGKKPADLTTELGVSRSTIDRSIRELEGVGFVDVVDGVAHTTLSGRMALSTYNRFVAQLDDIGEAASALESLPPDAPFDSVMLDGCDVVVASDSDGEQPLERLTSLLEDAVSVRGCVVAALPSQVEVYYRRIVDDDVSAELVATEDVVERLVTAYRPQLVELCATDSFSLRSIASLPYSLLVVERPTGPVAIVETYSSRTLVGVVSNDRPDAVAWARSQIDRWAAASTPLPFSTAREE, encoded by the coding sequence ATGGTTGGGTTCGACCCCGGTGAGGTATTCGACGTACTCACGTCGCGTAGGGAGGTGCTCGTCTCGCTCTCCGAAGGCGGGAAGAAACCGGCCGACCTGACCACCGAACTCGGCGTCTCTCGGTCGACCATCGACCGGAGCATACGTGAACTCGAAGGCGTCGGTTTCGTCGACGTGGTCGACGGCGTCGCTCACACGACGCTCTCGGGCCGGATGGCGCTCAGCACGTACAATCGGTTCGTCGCGCAGTTGGACGATATCGGCGAGGCCGCCAGCGCACTCGAATCACTGCCACCCGATGCGCCCTTCGACTCGGTGATGCTCGATGGGTGCGACGTCGTCGTCGCGTCTGATTCGGACGGCGAACAACCGCTCGAGAGACTCACGTCGCTCCTCGAGGACGCAGTGTCGGTGAGAGGGTGTGTCGTCGCCGCGCTCCCATCCCAAGTCGAGGTGTACTATCGCCGCATCGTCGACGACGACGTCTCGGCCGAACTCGTCGCCACAGAAGACGTGGTAGAGCGACTCGTCACGGCGTATCGACCCCAACTCGTCGAACTCTGTGCGACGGACTCGTTCTCGCTTCGCTCGATAGCGTCGCTCCCGTACAGTCTCCTCGTGGTCGAACGGCCGACCGGACCGGTTGCTATCGTCGAAACCTACTCTTCCCGCACGCTCGTCGGCGTCGTCTCCAACGACAGACCAGACGCCGTCGCGTGGGCACGCTCACAAATCGACCGCTGGGCGGCGGCCTCTACGCCGCTTCCTTTCTCCACAGCGCGTGAAGAGTAG
- a CDS encoding helix-turn-helix transcriptional regulator — translation MEDESGARARNEHGQYVGRISLDAVLDVFRARDDAARPLTATDVLEELDCSRRTAHNKLNELEERGDLATRKVGARSRVWWIPLTGDASVATTSAETSGERPSTRESPHRGAGAEGGHGLDHPPAVSNAIEQADLPGSGPMLDARREALSAAYEYLTDHPEAKKADFLRDVYYEYPAGFESAEGWWNAIQPALKQLPGVDPPEERGHIWHFLGG, via the coding sequence ATGGAGGACGAGTCTGGTGCGCGCGCTCGAAACGAGCACGGACAGTACGTGGGACGCATCTCACTGGACGCCGTGTTGGACGTATTCCGCGCCCGGGACGACGCTGCTCGTCCACTCACCGCAACGGACGTTTTGGAGGAACTCGATTGCTCTCGTCGGACTGCCCACAACAAACTGAACGAACTCGAAGAACGCGGTGACCTCGCCACGAGAAAGGTCGGTGCCCGAAGTCGCGTCTGGTGGATTCCGCTGACCGGGGACGCTAGCGTGGCGACTACGTCCGCAGAGACGAGTGGCGAGCGTCCGTCCACGAGAGAGTCACCCCACAGAGGGGCGGGGGCCGAGGGCGGACACGGCCTCGACCACCCGCCTGCAGTCTCGAACGCCATCGAACAGGCCGACTTGCCGGGAAGTGGGCCGATGCTCGACGCCCGACGCGAGGCACTCTCTGCCGCGTACGAGTATCTCACCGACCATCCCGAAGCCAAGAAAGCAGACTTCCTCCGCGACGTGTACTACGAGTACCCGGCGGGATTCGAGTCGGCGGAAGGATGGTGGAACGCCATCCAACCCGCGCTCAAGCAACTCCCCGGTGTGGACCCGCCCGAAGAACGTGGTCACATCTGGCACTTCCTCGGGGGATAA
- a CDS encoding GIY-YIG nuclease family protein translates to MTVYSLEPDVLATGDDPLELDTEAPRGTYALVFAVPETTIEVGALGDCQFDAGGYVYVGSAFGTGGLRRVLRHRRVASGEHDARHWHVDYLGGTPDVELAHVVCVTEQNVECAVSSALDASALDGFGSSDCDCDAHLAVFENTETATSLAVAAFESKV, encoded by the coding sequence GTGACCGTCTACTCGCTCGAACCCGACGTCCTCGCCACCGGCGACGACCCACTCGAACTCGACACGGAAGCACCGCGCGGAACCTACGCACTGGTTTTCGCGGTTCCCGAGACGACTATCGAGGTCGGTGCCCTCGGCGACTGTCAGTTCGACGCTGGCGGATACGTCTACGTCGGAAGCGCGTTCGGAACGGGAGGCCTCCGCCGCGTCCTCAGGCACCGACGCGTCGCCTCTGGAGAACACGACGCCCGCCACTGGCACGTCGATTATCTCGGTGGCACCCCCGACGTCGAACTCGCGCACGTGGTCTGTGTGACCGAACAGAACGTCGAATGTGCCGTGTCGTCTGCACTCGATGCGTCGGCACTCGACGGGTTCGGTTCGTCCGACTGTGATTGCGATGCACACCTCGCAGTGTTCGAAAATACGGAGACGGCGACATCGCTCGCGGTAGCAGCGTTCGAAAGCAAAGTGTGA
- a CDS encoding DEAD/DEAH box helicase, translating into MDDLIEWLGNRPYYEGQIRAHRQFDARDPAFADIDLEPRLASALSDRGIDRLYRHQAQAVEAVRDGENVVLATRTASGKSLAYTVPAFERAMDHGGRTLYLGPQNALVADQLDTLSDLAHGLGFGSRVSVDQYTGRLSKSEKRDVRKRRPTVLLSNPDMLHYALLPHAHRLWEWFFSSLETVVIDEVHGYRGVFGSHVALLLRRLKRVCERFGSDPQFVCCSATIGNPVEHAARITGEDETSFALVDEDTSGTGETHWVLWNPPEYENPDAGGSGRRRSGHVETKNLFVDLVARGHQTLAFTRARQAAERYASESASDLRKRGEHGLAGAVAAYQAALTHDRRREIEAGLHDGDISGVWSTNALELGVDVGGLDVVLIDGYPGTRMSAWQQAGRAGRGDRPALVVLVGGEDQLDQYLMTHPAEFFDGDPERAVSDPENDHLLPSHVACAAAENWLSAADDTYFGQTFPSVVSDLEDAGTLARRETNDGIRWTHDGDNSPQHTMSLRTITDREVQLMDSRNNETIAKLAFDDALRDAHPGAVYHHQGQTYEVADLDLDRDVARLQPTWADYYTRVLHDKHITVERDILSKPLSARPDVEVRFAEVTMRKQITGFERRDPKRGTTLGQQLLDLPETSLRTKALYFTVPGDVESEMREMRRGHEKGSDYGFNGGIHAAEHGMISLFPLTLLCDRGDIGGLSTPYHPHTEQSTIFIYDGHPGGVGLTRAGYDIVERLMRQTAALIHDCDCDDGCPSCVQSPQCGNANDPLSKDTAVTLLESLTGAQE; encoded by the coding sequence GTGGACGACCTCATCGAGTGGCTTGGGAACCGCCCGTACTACGAGGGGCAGATTCGGGCACACCGCCAGTTCGACGCGCGGGACCCCGCGTTCGCCGACATCGACCTCGAACCTCGGTTGGCGTCGGCGCTCTCGGACCGTGGTATCGACCGTCTCTACCGACATCAGGCACAGGCAGTCGAAGCAGTCCGCGACGGCGAGAACGTGGTCCTCGCCACGCGGACCGCGAGCGGAAAGAGTCTGGCGTACACGGTTCCCGCGTTCGAACGAGCGATGGACCACGGCGGTCGAACGCTCTACCTCGGCCCGCAGAACGCCCTCGTCGCCGACCAACTCGACACGCTCTCGGACCTCGCACACGGCTTAGGCTTCGGGAGTCGCGTCTCGGTCGACCAGTACACCGGTCGTCTGTCGAAATCCGAGAAGCGCGACGTTCGAAAACGGCGGCCGACGGTCCTCCTGTCGAATCCCGACATGCTCCACTACGCACTGCTCCCGCACGCACACCGCCTGTGGGAGTGGTTCTTCTCGTCACTGGAGACGGTCGTCATCGACGAGGTTCACGGTTACCGCGGCGTCTTCGGAAGCCACGTGGCACTCTTACTGCGCCGACTCAAACGCGTCTGCGAACGATTCGGGTCCGACCCGCAGTTCGTCTGCTGTTCGGCGACCATCGGCAATCCGGTCGAACACGCCGCCCGAATCACTGGGGAAGACGAAACCTCGTTCGCACTCGTCGACGAGGACACGAGTGGCACCGGCGAGACGCACTGGGTGCTCTGGAATCCCCCCGAGTACGAGAACCCCGACGCGGGCGGGTCAGGACGCAGACGGTCCGGCCACGTCGAGACGAAGAACCTGTTCGTGGACCTCGTTGCCCGCGGCCATCAGACGCTCGCGTTCACCCGTGCCCGGCAGGCCGCCGAACGCTACGCCTCGGAGAGTGCGAGCGACCTGCGAAAGCGGGGCGAACACGGACTGGCAGGCGCAGTCGCCGCCTATCAGGCCGCCCTCACGCACGACCGGCGGCGAGAGATAGAAGCAGGCCTCCACGACGGCGACATCAGCGGTGTCTGGAGCACCAACGCGCTCGAACTCGGTGTCGACGTCGGCGGCCTCGACGTGGTCCTCATCGACGGCTATCCGGGCACGCGGATGTCCGCGTGGCAACAGGCAGGGCGTGCAGGCAGGGGCGATAGACCCGCGCTTGTCGTCCTCGTCGGCGGCGAGGACCAACTCGACCAGTACCTGATGACACACCCCGCGGAGTTCTTCGACGGCGACCCGGAACGGGCGGTGTCGGACCCCGAAAACGACCATCTGCTCCCGAGTCACGTCGCGTGCGCGGCGGCCGAAAATTGGCTCTCAGCAGCAGACGACACCTACTTCGGACAGACGTTCCCGAGTGTCGTCTCAGACCTCGAAGACGCGGGAACGCTGGCCCGCCGGGAGACGAACGACGGAATCCGCTGGACCCACGACGGCGACAATAGTCCGCAGCACACCATGAGTCTCCGAACCATCACCGACAGAGAGGTTCAGTTGATGGACTCACGGAACAACGAGACCATCGCGAAACTCGCCTTCGACGACGCCCTCCGCGACGCTCACCCCGGCGCAGTGTATCACCATCAGGGCCAGACGTACGAAGTCGCGGACCTCGATTTGGACCGCGACGTGGCCCGTCTGCAACCGACGTGGGCAGATTACTACACCCGCGTCCTCCACGACAAACACATCACCGTCGAACGGGACATCCTCTCGAAACCGCTGTCTGCACGCCCCGACGTGGAAGTCAGGTTCGCCGAGGTGACGATGCGAAAGCAGATTACGGGGTTCGAGCGTCGCGACCCGAAGCGCGGGACGACGCTCGGCCAACAGTTGCTGGACCTGCCAGAGACGAGTCTGCGGACGAAAGCGCTGTACTTCACCGTCCCCGGCGACGTCGAGTCGGAGATGCGCGAGATGCGTCGCGGCCACGAGAAAGGCAGCGACTACGGGTTCAACGGCGGTATCCACGCCGCCGAACACGGGATGATTTCGCTCTTCCCGCTGACGCTCCTGTGTGACCGCGGCGACATCGGCGGCCTCTCGACGCCGTATCACCCACACACCGAGCAATCGACCATCTTCATCTACGACGGGCATCCCGGTGGCGTCGGGTTGACCCGCGCCGGATACGACATCGTGGAACGTCTGATGCGACAGACAGCAGCGCTCATCCACGACTGCGACTGCGACGACGGGTGTCCATCGTGCGTCCAGTCACCGCAGTGCGGAAACGCGAACGACCCACTGTCGAAAGACACGGCGGTGACGTTGCTGGAGTCGTTGACAGGGGCCCAAGAATGA
- a CDS encoding pyridoxal phosphate-dependent aminotransferase gives MTTFPAIPYLEWIVGRADEATFDLATSDLRVAADDGGVVPPILAGLPDPVDETLVSQLAARYDVPESWVLVTAGASSANFLASCALLDHPGHPGEADDDRGDDSEDHPRPQVLVEKPGYQPLAAVPEALGARVDRFVRPPEYDYDIEPPRIDGAKSDTFTYAVVTNRHNPSGRLASRAELAELAHVVGDAGGSLLVDEVYAPFVDPAHDGPFGGETAAGLPNVVTTGSLTKFYGLGGLRIGWIIADPEVVERARSASLYLPSVADPSRKLARRALHHSDRLESTAREHFSANHERLASFVADRSNLSGRIHAGGTFAFLSHDDYDGDEVADAAWERGVLVVPGRFFGAPAAFRVALGGTPDEMAAALDVFGEVLDDLAN, from the coding sequence ATGACGACGTTTCCCGCGATTCCGTATCTAGAGTGGATTGTCGGGCGCGCCGACGAGGCGACGTTCGACCTCGCGACGAGTGACCTCCGCGTCGCAGCAGACGACGGCGGAGTCGTGCCGCCGATTCTCGCCGGCCTCCCCGACCCCGTGGACGAGACACTCGTGTCCCAACTCGCGGCCCGATACGATGTGCCGGAATCGTGGGTGCTCGTCACGGCGGGCGCGTCGAGTGCGAACTTCCTCGCGTCGTGCGCCTTACTCGACCATCCGGGCCACCCCGGCGAAGCAGACGACGACCGCGGAGACGACTCTGAAGACCATCCACGGCCACAGGTCCTCGTCGAGAAACCGGGGTATCAACCACTTGCTGCGGTTCCGGAGGCATTGGGTGCGCGCGTCGACCGATTCGTCCGCCCACCGGAGTACGACTACGACATCGAACCGCCCCGTATCGACGGTGCGAAATCGGATACGTTCACGTACGCCGTCGTCACGAACCGGCACAACCCATCGGGGAGACTCGCCTCGCGCGCCGAACTCGCCGAGTTGGCGCACGTCGTGGGCGACGCCGGCGGGTCGCTCCTCGTCGACGAGGTGTACGCCCCCTTCGTCGACCCCGCTCACGACGGCCCATTTGGTGGTGAAACTGCGGCGGGCCTGCCGAACGTCGTCACCACGGGGTCGTTGACGAAGTTCTACGGTCTCGGCGGCCTTCGAATCGGCTGGATAATCGCCGACCCGGAAGTCGTCGAACGCGCACGCTCGGCGTCACTGTACCTGCCGTCGGTGGCCGACCCCAGTCGGAAACTCGCCCGCCGCGCCCTCCACCACAGTGACCGCCTCGAATCGACCGCCCGTGAGCACTTCTCTGCGAACCACGAACGACTGGCGTCGTTCGTCGCAGACCGGTCGAACCTCTCGGGTCGTATCCACGCCGGCGGCACGTTCGCGTTCCTCTCGCACGACGACTACGACGGCGACGAGGTGGCCGACGCCGCGTGGGAACGCGGCGTTCTCGTCGTCCCCGGCCGGTTCTTCGGTGCACCAGCGGCGTTCCGAGTCGCACTCGGCGGCACGCCAGACGAGATGGCCGCCGCACTCGACGTGTTCGGCGAGGTTCTCGACGACCTAGCGAATTGA
- a CDS encoding FAD-binding and (Fe-S)-binding domain-containing protein → MASNTHEAAADPSLEGNYDYVNDDVERPGLVEDLESIVEGDVRFDTYTRTLYATDASAYEKMPIGVVMPKSTADVAAVMEYCAEREIPVLPRGGGTSLAGQTVNEAVVLDFVRHMGEVTDVDPDTRTATAEVGVRLGELNEQLAPHGLKFAPDPAWGDRSALGGAIGNNSTGAHSLKYGKTDYYIEELEVVLADGTVTTFGEMSVDELREKGDPQGSLEQRIYAKVAQVLDDEADEISERYPDLKRNVSGYNLDMLVDEMRGERRTPDDTGIDDEWDAGTVNLGRLIAGSEGTLALVTKATVSLEPIPETASVALLTYDDVIDAMHDVAPILEHEPAAVEVMDDVLLDLARDTAEFADVVGMLPEGTDSTLLVEFYADSDEAGKQKVADLIEDRVIDPDGTAFEPNGGSASVTTKDRRATDFMEAHDADTRAKFWKMRKSGLPILLSRTTDEKHIAYIEDTAIPAENLPDYVSDFQDILDEHDTFASYYAHAGPGVLHIRPLVNTKTVEGVETFEEIADEVTDLVVKYGGSVSGEHGDGRARTQWNRKLYGDHLWNVFRDLKSEFDPDWLLNPGNICGDYDLTENLRFSPDYDFDAGFETTLNWDNDNGFEGMVELCHGCAGCRGQQSTVGGVMCPTFRAAEEEIQATRGRANMLRQAMSGGLPEDEMFEDEFVHEVLDLCVGCKGCSKDCPSEVDMAKMKAEVMHEYHQRNGSSLRDRIFANIDSLSELGSKFAPVSNAATKVPGARWVMEKTIGIAKERSLPKFHSQSFEGWFTSRGSAAIAEAQADRKVLLFPDTYTNYNHPEVGKAAVEALEAANVHVRIPEGVAGSGRPPHSKGFLDKARADAKQNVEVLAPFVEEGWDIVLCEPSDAVMFQSDYLDLLSGDDVEAVAANSYGVMEYVDTFRLDESLSFLPQNDYLTYHGHCHQKSTKKDHHAVGVLRRAGFDVDPLDSTCCGMSGSFGYEAEHYSMSKAIGNILEGQVADSPGDVVVAPGASCRSQLEDMGVDEEPPHPVEMLARAIEV, encoded by the coding sequence ATGGCATCTAACACGCACGAAGCGGCCGCCGACCCCTCACTGGAGGGTAACTACGACTACGTCAACGACGACGTAGAGCGGCCAGGGCTGGTCGAAGACCTCGAATCCATCGTCGAGGGCGACGTGCGATTCGACACCTACACAAGAACGCTGTACGCCACGGACGCCTCGGCGTACGAGAAGATGCCCATCGGCGTCGTCATGCCGAAGTCGACGGCAGACGTGGCGGCGGTGATGGAGTACTGCGCCGAGCGCGAGATACCCGTCCTCCCGCGAGGCGGTGGCACGAGTCTCGCAGGCCAGACGGTCAACGAGGCTGTCGTCCTCGACTTCGTCCGACACATGGGCGAGGTCACAGATGTCGACCCCGACACGCGGACGGCGACTGCCGAAGTTGGCGTTCGACTCGGTGAACTCAACGAACAGTTGGCCCCGCACGGCCTGAAGTTCGCTCCCGACCCGGCGTGGGGTGACCGCTCCGCCCTCGGCGGCGCAATCGGCAACAACTCGACTGGGGCGCACTCGCTGAAGTACGGCAAAACCGACTACTACATCGAAGAACTCGAAGTCGTCCTCGCGGATGGCACGGTGACGACGTTCGGTGAGATGAGCGTCGACGAACTCCGGGAGAAGGGCGACCCCCAGGGCTCGCTCGAACAGCGAATCTACGCGAAAGTCGCACAGGTGCTCGACGACGAGGCAGACGAGATTTCCGAGCGCTACCCAGACCTGAAGCGCAACGTCTCGGGGTACAACCTCGACATGCTCGTCGACGAGATGCGCGGTGAGCGTCGGACCCCCGACGACACCGGCATCGACGACGAGTGGGACGCGGGCACCGTCAACCTCGGCCGTCTCATCGCCGGGAGCGAAGGGACGCTGGCACTCGTCACGAAGGCGACTGTCTCGCTCGAACCCATCCCAGAGACGGCGTCCGTCGCACTCCTCACGTACGACGACGTCATCGACGCGATGCACGACGTGGCACCCATCCTCGAACACGAACCCGCGGCGGTCGAGGTCATGGACGACGTGCTTCTCGACTTGGCGCGTGACACGGCCGAATTCGCCGACGTGGTCGGGATGCTTCCCGAGGGCACGGATTCGACACTCCTCGTCGAGTTCTACGCCGACTCCGACGAAGCAGGCAAGCAGAAGGTCGCAGACCTCATCGAAGACAGGGTCATCGACCCCGACGGGACTGCGTTCGAACCCAACGGCGGGTCCGCCTCGGTGACCACCAAAGACCGTCGCGCGACCGACTTCATGGAGGCGCACGACGCCGACACCCGCGCGAAGTTCTGGAAGATGCGTAAGTCGGGCCTCCCGATTCTCCTCTCGCGGACGACCGACGAGAAACACATCGCGTACATCGAAGACACCGCTATCCCGGCGGAGAACCTCCCGGACTACGTCTCCGACTTCCAGGATATCCTCGACGAACACGACACCTTCGCGTCCTACTACGCACACGCGGGGCCGGGCGTCCTCCACATTCGACCTCTCGTCAACACGAAGACGGTCGAAGGCGTCGAGACGTTCGAAGAAATCGCCGACGAAGTGACGGACCTCGTCGTCAAGTACGGCGGGTCCGTCTCCGGCGAACACGGCGATGGCAGGGCACGAACCCAGTGGAACCGGAAACTGTACGGGGACCACCTCTGGAACGTCTTCCGCGACCTGAAGAGCGAGTTCGACCCCGACTGGTTGCTCAATCCGGGGAACATCTGCGGCGACTACGACCTGACCGAGAACCTCCGGTTCTCACCGGACTACGACTTCGACGCCGGATTCGAGACGACGCTGAACTGGGACAACGACAACGGATTCGAGGGCATGGTCGAACTCTGTCACGGGTGTGCTGGGTGTCGCGGCCAGCAGTCCACCGTCGGTGGCGTCATGTGTCCGACGTTCCGCGCCGCCGAAGAGGAGATTCAGGCGACTCGCGGGCGAGCGAACATGCTTCGGCAGGCCATGAGCGGTGGCCTCCCGGAAGACGAGATGTTCGAAGACGAGTTCGTCCACGAGGTGCTGGACCTCTGTGTCGGGTGTAAGGGGTGTTCGAAAGACTGCCCGAGCGAAGTCGACATGGCGAAGATGAAAGCCGAGGTGATGCACGAGTACCACCAGCGCAATGGCTCCAGTCTCCGCGACCGAATATTCGCCAACATCGACTCGCTGTCCGAACTCGGGTCGAAGTTCGCACCGGTCAGCAACGCCGCGACGAAGGTTCCCGGCGCGCGCTGGGTGATGGAGAAGACCATCGGCATCGCCAAAGAGCGGTCACTGCCGAAATTCCACTCACAGAGCTTCGAGGGGTGGTTCACGTCGCGCGGGTCGGCGGCAATCGCCGAAGCGCAGGCCGACCGAAAGGTGCTGTTGTTCCCCGATACCTACACGAACTACAACCACCCCGAAGTGGGGAAAGCGGCCGTCGAGGCACTCGAAGCGGCGAACGTCCACGTTCGCATCCCCGAGGGAGTTGCCGGGTCCGGCAGACCGCCGCACTCGAAGGGCTTCCTCGACAAAGCGCGGGCCGACGCGAAACAGAACGTCGAGGTACTCGCACCCTTCGTCGAAGAGGGGTGGGACATCGTCCTCTGTGAACCCTCGGACGCGGTAATGTTCCAGTCTGACTACCTCGACTTACTCTCCGGCGACGACGTGGAGGCCGTCGCGGCCAACTCCTACGGCGTCATGGAGTACGTCGACACGTTCCGACTGGACGAGTCGCTCTCGTTCCTCCCGCAGAACGACTACCTGACCTACCACGGCCACTGTCACCAGAAGTCCACGAAGAAGGACCACCACGCGGTGGGCGTCCTCCGCCGCGCCGGGTTCGACGTGGACCCACTCGACTCGACGTGCTGTGGCATGTCCGGGTCGTTCGGGTACGAGGCCGAACACTACTCGATGTCGAAGGCGATTGGGAACATCCTCGAAGGGCAGGTTGCGGACAGTCCGGGCGACGTCGTCGTCGCTCCCGGCGCGTCCTGCCGGTCGCAACTCGAAGACATGGGTGTGGACGAAGAACCGCCACACCCAGTCGAGATGCTCGCCCGCGCCATCGAGGTGTAA
- a CDS encoding L-lactate permease produces the protein MVSATNALIALLPLLTIAYLMVGRYWPATRAMPVAWLVAIGAGVVGWGMTPTWIAAATINGFITAANILYIVFGAILLLYTLKQTGAFDSINNGFASISEDRRVQVVLLVFLMGSFIESAAGFGTPAAIVGPLLVGLGFPPLAAVVVALTGNLMAITFGAVGTPLIIGMIDIFEGVESISTEVLGAGNFESIAAWVSEIAVFAAMHHVVVGIALPFIGVAMMTRFFGEERSIKPALEVLPLTLFAWASFSVPYFLTAYFLGPEFPGLLGSMVGLAVTVSALKAGLFHPDEEWDFAPESAWPDHWVGDIEPGESTTDNVSVAADGGSVQSTMPASAGQMSLLKAWTPYALVALLLVVTRVADPVKAFITSDLFVVGWSNILGTGLGNDFAFLYLPGAVFIAVHLVTIPIHGMRSEDIKASWTETVEKVGPAVVALLFAVATVQIMLQSGAATGSDSMLIVLSEGMAGIAGSAYPFFAAYVGAFGAFLAGSNTVSDILFGTFQYGVADQIGTPKTIMLGAQAVGGAIGNLIAVHNVVAALAVVGLVGEEGRVIRLELIPLVYYGTATGILTLLFSYVLFPGVF, from the coding sequence ATGGTTAGTGCGACCAACGCACTCATTGCGCTGCTCCCGCTGCTGACTATCGCGTACCTCATGGTTGGCCGGTATTGGCCCGCGACGCGGGCGATGCCGGTCGCATGGCTGGTCGCCATCGGCGCAGGGGTTGTCGGGTGGGGCATGACCCCGACGTGGATTGCCGCCGCGACGATTAACGGATTCATCACGGCAGCGAACATCCTCTACATCGTCTTCGGTGCCATCCTGCTCCTGTACACGCTCAAGCAGACGGGCGCGTTCGACTCCATCAACAACGGGTTCGCGTCCATCAGTGAGGACCGTCGCGTGCAGGTCGTCCTGCTCGTCTTCCTCATGGGCTCGTTCATCGAGTCGGCCGCCGGGTTCGGTACCCCGGCCGCAATCGTCGGTCCGCTTCTCGTCGGTCTCGGCTTCCCGCCACTGGCCGCCGTCGTGGTTGCCCTCACGGGTAACCTCATGGCAATTACGTTCGGTGCCGTCGGGACGCCGCTCATCATCGGGATGATCGACATCTTCGAGGGCGTCGAGTCGATTAGTACCGAAGTCCTCGGTGCCGGAAACTTCGAATCCATCGCCGCGTGGGTCAGCGAAATCGCCGTCTTCGCTGCCATGCACCACGTCGTCGTCGGCATCGCGCTTCCGTTCATCGGTGTCGCCATGATGACGCGCTTCTTCGGCGAAGAGCGGTCCATCAAACCGGCACTCGAAGTGCTGCCTCTCACGCTGTTCGCGTGGGCGTCGTTCTCGGTTCCGTACTTCCTGACCGCGTACTTCCTCGGACCGGAGTTCCCGGGTCTCCTCGGGTCGATGGTCGGTCTGGCCGTGACCGTTAGCGCGCTCAAGGCTGGCCTCTTCCACCCCGACGAAGAGTGGGACTTCGCGCCCGAGTCGGCGTGGCCCGACCACTGGGTCGGTGACATCGAGCCGGGCGAATCGACGACCGACAACGTCTCTGTCGCCGCCGACGGTGGGTCGGTTCAGTCCACCATGCCGGCATCGGCTGGTCAGATGTCGCTGCTGAAGGCGTGGACGCCGTACGCGCTCGTCGCGCTCCTGCTCGTCGTGACCCGCGTCGCGGACCCTGTCAAGGCCTTCATCACCAGTGACCTGTTCGTCGTCGGGTGGAGCAACATCCTCGGAACGGGCCTCGGAAACGACTTCGCGTTCCTCTACCTGCCCGGTGCAGTGTTCATCGCAGTGCACCTCGTGACGATTCCGATTCACGGAATGCGGAGTGAAGATATCAAGGCGTCGTGGACAGAGACCGTCGAGAAGGTCGGACCCGCAGTCGTCGCACTGCTGTTCGCCGTCGCCACGGTGCAGATTATGCTCCAGTCCGGCGCAGCGACGGGCAGTGACAGTATGCTCATCGTCCTCTCCGAGGGCATGGCGGGCATCGCTGGCTCGGCGTACCCGTTCTTCGCCGCGTACGTGGGCGCATTCGGTGCGTTCCTCGCGGGGTCGAACACCGTCTCCGACATCCTGTTCGGCACCTTCCAGTACGGTGTTGCAGACCAGATTGGCACGCCGAAGACCATCATGCTGGGTGCGCAGGCAGTCGGTGGCGCCATCGGGAACCTCATCGCCGTCCACAACGTCGTCGCTGCGCTCGCAGTCGTCGGCCTCGTCGGCGAAGAGGGACGCGTCATCCGCCTCGAACTCATCCCGCTCGTCTACTACGGGACGGCCACCGGCATCCTCACGCTCCTGTTCAGCTACGTGCTGTTCCCCGGCGTGTTCTAA
- a CDS encoding DCC1-like thiol-disulfide oxidoreductase family protein: MDVDAVLIYDGECPYCSVAATALKRLDDVEAISWYDDAAQAFLADQFDEVPFAMVLADRREERVYAGRAAAKELADRAGMPGLVGSLVRDNYETIARVVGVASGRGRDADDVHSRYRMQPEALARFDALVEHAEPRPAGLS; the protein is encoded by the coding sequence ATGGACGTGGACGCCGTGCTCATCTACGACGGTGAGTGCCCCTATTGCTCCGTGGCCGCGACTGCGCTGAAACGTCTCGACGACGTGGAAGCAATCTCGTGGTACGACGACGCCGCGCAAGCGTTCCTCGCCGACCAGTTCGACGAGGTTCCCTTCGCGATGGTCCTCGCAGACCGGCGAGAAGAACGTGTGTACGCGGGTCGCGCCGCCGCGAAGGAACTCGCCGACAGGGCTGGTATGCCCGGCCTCGTCGGCAGTCTCGTCCGCGACAACTACGAGACGATTGCCCGTGTCGTCGGCGTCGCGAGTGGTCGTGGCCGCGACGCGGACGACGTTCACAGTCGCTACCGTATGCAACCCGAAGCACTCGCTCGCTTCGATGCACTCGTCGAACACGCTGAACCGCGCCCCGCCGGACTTTCGTAG